The segment GCGGCACCGGGAACAGAGTTACTGTCAAAGGCAACGATTCCTTTAAGATCGGGATTCGCGTTGATCAGACTTTGAACCATTTGCCGGGCCGTTTCTGCATCTTCCTGAGTGACGACGGTATCGACTAACTCCAGATCCGGGTATTTTTCTTTGGCGTGTTCTTCAGCATATTTACGCCAGGTGTTTAAGTTGGAGGCGTCGAGACTGGCGATGGCGATCGCCCATTTTCCAGATCCACCCATCTGTTCGGCGATATCATCAATCAGCATGCGACCGAGCACGGCGTCGTTCACCTGATTGACCATAAAGGCCCGTCCGCTATCGGGCGCGTCACTATCCCAAGTGATGACTTTGATTCCACGGCCTTGAGCCTGTTCAACGAAGCGTTTAATCGACTTCGGTTGATTCGGGGCAATGCAAATGGCATCGACCCCTTGGCGAATCCAGGTTTCGATGAATTTATTCTGTTCAATCCCGCTGGGTTGCTGCGGGCCGTCATAGACCAGTTTTACACCGAGATCTGCCGCCGCTTTTTGTGCTCCCTTTTCGCAGGCATCGAAGTAGTCGATGTTGACCAGCTTGGGGAGAACGGCGATGACAATTTCGTCATCGGAACTGGCTGAAGCGTTTTCTTCGCCAGCCGGTTTTTCTCCGCATCCGGAAAGTAAGAAGCCTGCCAGGCCACAGAGAGCCAGGCAAAATAGAAATGACCGTCGAGAAATGCGTTTGCTGACAGGGAAGCGGATCACCACATCATCCTTTCGCGCGTTGTGAAGAGGGGCTCCGTTGAATGGAATCAGCATACAGTCTGCCGAACTGGTCACCAAACCGCAAGAACATCACGTCTACCAAACAGGATGTCGACCTGAATCGGCCTTTCGTTTTCTTTGATTCCGATTGAGTCAGGTTGGTTCGTTTCGCTTGTTAAGCCAGACCCCGCCAATCAATAACAGACCGAGCAAAACGTAGCGGAGATGGTCGATGTTTTCGAAGGTGGTGCCTGCTCCTCGAAGACCTTCTTCCAGTACCGCGATCATTAATACGCCAATTAGTGAACAGATGATCGACCCACGGCCTCCTTCAACCCGAGTGCCTCCCAGTACGACGGCGACGATCACTTTCAGTTCCAAGCCCTGGAAAGAAGAGGCGGAGACGGAACCGTTCCAGCTGGTCAAGCAAAGTGCGGCAATAAAAGCGAAAAATCCCATCAAGGTGTAAACCTGCACGAGTCGCCAGCCGACGGGGATTCCGGCGTAGCGCGCGGCGATCGGATTTCCACCGATCATGAGCAAATCGCGTCGCCAGCGAGAGCGATAATAGGCATACGCGCCGCCCAGACAGATCATTACGACCAGCGCGAGCAATGTCTGCATATTCCGAAATATCTCGTAATGAGGAATCTCGCCGAAGATCGCGTTTTCGGATTGTTTCACGGTGATGGTACAGAGACCGCGATAGAAAATGAGCGTGCCCAACGTGGTAATGATGGGCGGAACATCCATCCGAGAGATAAGGAAGCCGTTAAACAAACCCAGTCCCAGTGCCAGCACGAGCCCTATCAAAAAGCCGGTGTACCAAAAAGCTTCCGGCGATTCAGTTAACGACATAACGCAGGCGATGAGGGCGACCATGGAGCCGATGGAAAGGTCGATCCCTCCCGTCATCAGAATAAAGGTCATCCCGACGGAGAGAATTAACAAGGGAACAGATTGTTCGAAGATCGCTGAACAGAACCATCCGAAGGAGAAACTGAATTCACTCCATGAGCTGAACGTCACCCCGTTGAGTGGGGCAAAGAGGATCAATTCCAGGAGGAGAATAATGAGTAAAATCCAGTAACGCATTTACGCGAGGTGTCCCATAGCTGTTAGAAGCTCGTTATTTTAATTCTTCGAGTAGTTTCTCAGTTCGGTGCAGCCAGCAGTCGATGCCAATCACACTAACGATGACGGCACCCTCAATCGCCTCTCGCCAGTAGACATCAACGCCAAGGTAGATCATGGATCGGGAGACCAGATACAGGAAACAGGCACCCAGGGCCGAGCCAAGGTAGGTTCCCTGCCCACCGAAGATATTGGTTCCTCCCAGTACGACCGCCCCAATGACGGTCAGTTCGAAACCGATGGCAATCTGTCCTGGTTTGATTTCCTGGGGATTGGTGACCAGGGTGAGGGCGGCCAGTCCGAGGAATAGACCACTCACAAGGAAGGCAAGACTCCGGAGTCTTGCCGGGTTAAGACCCTGGCGTTCGCATGCGACGGGAGAACAACCAATTGCCAGCCAGAGTCGGGGTAACTTGCCGAATGCTTCCCAGAGAAGAACTCCGATCATAACAACAAGGAGAATCTCTCCCGCGTAAAATTTGCCCGGACCCTGATACGCTTCGTCCTGAATGCTGAAGACTTCGGGAAAGTCAGGAACCGTGAGGTGCGCGATGATCAACGCGAGCCCTCTGTATAATGTTAACCCGCCCAATGTCAGAATGATGGGAGAGACTTCTAGAAGGCGAATGAGCCAGCCGTTCAATACGGAGAAAGCAACAGCGGTGGAAAAACATCCCGCATAGCAAACGGCGGGGGAGAATTCGTAGTAATGGAGAATGCCAAACGTACTTCCTGCGACGGCGATAATGGAACCGATGGAAAGATCAATGGCGCCGCAGAAAATCAAACCAGTGAGGGCGAAGGCTCCCAGAACTTGCGGTGCGATGTTGGGTCCAAGGTCGACGAGTTCATTCCAGAAGGAGCTTTCCCGCTGCTGAGCGGCGAAAAAGAGATAGCCAAGCAGCACCAAATTCCCAAACAGTAAAAACAGAATTCGCTGTCGTACCGCAGGAGGCGACTGACGATAAATCAGTTGAGCCGTAGAACGGGCAGGTTTGTATTTAGGAGACGCCGGATCCGTTTTCGCGGATGAGTTTGTCATGTCGTCTTCCCATCGTGAATGAGGCCGGACGCGGCAAGGACGACATTTTGTTCGGTTTTATCGTCACCGGTAAGCTCTGTTTCGATTCGACCTCGGTTCATGACGAGGACACGGTCCGACATCGCCAACACTTCGGGGAGGTCAGACGAGATGAGTAAAATCGCTTTCCCTTTGTCGGCGAGTTCTTCGATCAGAGAGTGGATTTGGGCTTTGGCGCCGATATCGATTCCGCGCGTCGGTTCGTCAAGAATGATGACTTCTGGATTTCGCTCGAACCAGCGTCCCAGGATCGCTTTTTGCTGATTACCACCGCTCAGTTGGCCAATCGATTGTTCTCGACCGGCACTGCGGACGTCGTAAGTTTTGAGGACGGAGTCGACTTTCTCTCGTTCTTTCTTGAGAGAGATGAAACCAAAGCGACTCACTAATCGCGAAAAACCAATGCTGATGGAATCGTTCAGAGAATGATCGAGAACGAGTGCCTGCCGTTTGCGTTCTTCGGGAATATAGACGAGTCCGGATTCAACTGCCTGCTGCGCGCTAGAAGGTTTCCAGAGACGGGTCCGATAATGCATCTGGCCTGATTCAATGGGGTAGAGTCCATAGATTGCACGGGCGAGTTCAGAACGCCCGGCACCAACGAGCCCTGCCAGGCCGAGGATTTCTCCCGCGTGGAGCGAGAAGGAAATGTCGTAAAACATATTATTCCGGGTGACGTTTTCCAGTTCCAGCAGCGGGAGCCCCAGCAACCGTTGTTTACGATGTGGAAAAACCTGTTCCAGGTCTCTTCCGACCATCTCTGCCACCATTCGCTCTGCCGTGATGTCGACGGTGGGACAGTGGTTGATGAGTGTGCCTTCTCTCAGGATCGCCACGTGGTTGGTTAACTCGAAGATTTCATCGAGCCGATGCGAAACATAGATCATACTGACCCCTTCTTTTCGCAACCTTTTCAGGTGCCCGAATAAACGTTTAATTTCAGGCTCGGTAAGCGCCGCACTGGGTTCGTCCAGGATGAGCAACTTAGCTTTACGGGCCAACGCGTTAGCGATAGCGACTTCCTGTTTCTGAACAGCGGATAACGATTCGAATTGAGCGTCGGTCGCGATTTCAATACCGAACGATTGAAGTCGCTCCTGTGCAATGTTGTGAACCGCTTGCCAATCTGTACTCCACCAGGGAGTGCGGGGCCACGGTTCGCCTAGCAGCATATTTTCGGCGACGGTCAAATGGGCTGCGTATTCCAATTCCTGATGAATCGTTGCGATCCCGGTTTCCAATGCCTCGCGTGGAGACGGGAATTCGACCGGCTTTCCCTGAAATCGAATCGTTCCCGAGTCGGGCGAGTGGAGTCCGCTTAATAGTTTGATCAGCGTCGATTTGCCTGCACCATTCTCACCAACGAGCCCCAGTATTTCTCCTTCGCCCAGGGAGAGATCCAAGGGCTTCAGAGCCACATATGCCCCAAACGATTTCGTTAATCCCTGTAGATCCAAAAGAGTCGGAACGGAATTGGTTTTTGTTTGGGAGTCGGTCCGGATCATTTGTCTTGGGAATCAATCGGAACAGGAAAGACAACGAGGATCAAATACTGAGGAATCAATTATTGGGGAATCAATTATTGCGAAACGCAAAGCTGTAAAGGTCACAATTATTCATCTGAAATCGAATGTAAACAGGTTGTCCTGCGTACTTGGAGATGTCGAAATCTGGAAAATCAACAGGAGCTCGTAAGTGATCGCCCGAGACTGGAATTGATTCGGCGAGAAGGAGACCGGAGGAATCGTGTAAATGAACGACCACCGACCCTTTGGGTTTCGTTTGAATGTTGAGTTCCAATCGATCACCCGAGAAAACAACCGGGACTGTTTTCAACGATCCGGTTAATTCCCCCGATTTCGCTGATACAAACCGGTCTCGCTTCCATGTGACTAACCCAATGCTGCCCGTGTATTCTGAAAGGCGGCCTGTTCCTTCTGCTCGATAAAGGCATGGGTTTCCATGCGTGAAATTGCAGGCACTGTAATACAGGCGAACTTCATCATTCACCAGAATGGCTTCCGCGGGTGTCGTAAAGAACCCGCTGTCCCACTGGCCTGGTTTTCCGCGGGGAACAACTGGCGTTCGAAAAGGGCGTTCCCAAGTGACGAGGTCGCGAGTGACTGCGAGTTGGATCTCCGAGGGGCCTTCGTGGTTTCCGTATCGGGCATCATTATTAATAGTGAAGACCCAGGGGAAACCGACCGTACAGCTTTCTGCCTGATAAACACCTGCTCCATAGAATTCGGTTCGCATTAAATCAGGTGCATCGGGAACGTCCAGTAGGGATCGAACTTCCTCAATTCGGGCGAGCGAACTGGCGTCGTCGCGTAAATCGGGTTTAAAGATATAATAGGGTTCAGACCAGGTTAGAAAATCCTGGCTGATCGATAGACCAAAGCAGCGGCGGATATGATCGCGATGCTTCGTGACCAGTTTGGGAATTGCGACATACTGTTGCCGTTGTCGGTCGAAATATCCAGTGAGAACATCGCTGGAACGAACGACATAAGTTTTGCTTAATCTCGTCCAATGGATGCCATCGGGAGAGACCATCGTCTGCGGTCCCCCTTCTGGTTTGGGAGCATCAATGTGACAAAGCATTTTATAGCGGCGTGAGGGATCAGCCTCTTTGTTATCTTTAATGACAGAGGCTAAATGGCACTCTGCTACAATGTTCGTCGGTTCGCCAGCTTCTGTGAGGTATTCCTTCAGTAGCGGTTTAGTCCAATGGAGACCGTCCTCACTGGTGGCATAGCAAGTGACATAGGTTTCGCTTTGATCAATTCCATTCGAGGCGAGATACCACATTTTGAAGAGCTGTTCTTCTTCATCGAAGAGAACTGTTCCGTACAATTCAAGTCGCCAGCCTTCCCAGGAACGGTCGACGGTGATCAGAGGGTTTTGGGAATGTCGTTTTCCGGCATGCATCTTGAAATGCACGTTTTCAGAGTCATGAACCAGGACCTGGTCGACGAATAATTGAGCTTTGTCAGCCACGTCGAACGGGGAATCGCCGGCCAGCGCCGAAAATGAGCAGATGACGAGCGATAATGTCAGGAACACGAACGTCCATTTTGAGTTGGGCATACGGGAAATGATTTGCACTATGCCTACTTTCAAATTTTAAAAGACGAATCGTTGCAATTCAGATAGTTGTTGGTCAGGAAGAATAGAGGCGACGTCTGGAACTACTTCAAGGGGACGATGCCGATGTATTCGCCGTTCCCCGGATGAGTCGCCGTGATCTTGATCGTCAGCGGTTTACCGGGGGTGACCATGTTCGCGGGTACTTGCAGTTCAATGACACCGCTTGACTTTGATCCGGAAGATTCGAGAGCCATGTAACGTGCGAGTAATCCATTCTCCTCGTTCATCCATTGAGCATCTTCAATTGTCGAGGCGATTTCAACCTGTTGATTGTCATTGATGGAAAGAGTGAAGGGATGTGTTGGTTGGTCACCAATTTTCATTGCGATGGGAAGCAGAACGGATTGAGGTTTGGCGGGGTCGGCATCTTCCGGAATGACTGTAGTCTCACAGATAACGTGAGTCGCAGCGGTGCCGGCTACGCTGACGGCGACTTTGGTGTCACCGTACCAACCGAGATGATTGACCAGCACGGGGCTGGCAGCTTCGTTGCCCACCTGGACGGTTGCGGCTTCTCGAACAAGCTGTCGTGCATTGTTTGCAATTCGCTCGTCGGTAGCCCCAGTCGTGCCTGGTTTGCTTCTAAGGAACGCAATGATATCAGCCATGTCCTGATGCGAAACATCCTTCTCAAGCCCTTCTGGCATGAACGACTTGCGGGTATTCACTAATTCATCAATGTCGGTTCGCAATAAGATCCTTTTGCGACCATTGTTTTCTGCCAAGGTAATGCTGCTGGATGATTCAGAAACGATCATGCCGTTGTAAGCGCGGCCATCATTCATCACGGCAATGTAGTTGCGGTACTGACCTTCGACCGCTTTGTTTGGGTCGAATACAGCCAGAGCGATATTTCCGGCAGACTTATCGGACAACGCGGTAATATTGGGGCCGATATTAGTTCCCACGGCTCGGACCTGGTGGCAGGCCGAACAGGTTCGCCGGAAGACCAGAGAACCTCGTATCGGATTGCCGTCCATTTGAGCAACAGATTTGTAGTCTTCGACAATCTGGACACGATCACTCGAACCGGTGGATTGCAGAAGTTTGTTGGCTCGTCCACGTATTACATCGTCAGAGAGCGATATCAGGTTGGAACGGGTCGCCGGATCGAGGTCGACTGCGGCCACAGTTCCTTCTTCCAATGCATCCAGGAATATCTTAGTCCAGGCAGCTCTGCTGAGCAGAACACTAGTGACGGATCCTTGCAGGCTGGGAGAGTAGGCTCTCCAGTTCTCCAGCAACATCGTGGGGACGGCATCGCTTTTCTTACTTGCCAGGTTCGTAATCGCGGCTTCCTGGAGCAATGAGGGAATGTTTGGAGTTAGAAGTTCTGAGAGAGCTTCGAGGTTATCGTCGAGGTCATCAAGTCCTCGTCCCAGCAGACGAACGGCCAGCTGTCGCGAGGCGAGGTCAGCATCTTCATCGGTGGCGAGTTCGAGTGCGGATTCGAAAATGTCGTCCGTTTGTTCCCATAGTTCTTCCTGTTCGCCCGTCACTTTGTGAAGCGTGCTGAGATCAGAGCCTGCTCGTTCGAGCGCATCGAGAAAGGAACCCATGGCTGAGTATTGCCAGGGAGCGATTACTGCATCTTCCGCTTGTTCATTTGGTAAGACGATGTTCGCGAGAACCTTTGTGGCAACTTCTTTCGATTCGACTCCCAAGGCAGTAACAACGAGATGCTGAACGAGTTCCGCCCAGGCGCCGGAAGTATCGGGATGCGCGAGGACATAGTCGAGCATCAACTCGGCATGGGGTAAAGCGGAGGAGAGAACGGCGGCTCGCATCCAATGGTCCTCGGCAGTGCTTACGCCCAGCTTGGCGAGGGCATCTGCTGCGAGCGGGTCGTTCCATTCTCCAAGAGAAAGGGCGATTTGTAGTTTGAGTTTGATTTCCGGATGTTCAATCAGACTGGTGACCTTCTCCCCCAGTGTTGGGTGATCGTTCATCAGGGGTTCACTTAGTTCCACAGCGGCGGAGAGAACGTGCCAGTCGGTGTCGTTAAAAGCACTGAGTAAAATCTCTTCGTTAAGTGCGTTGATACCAGCGAGTGTATGTAAAGCCTGTACTCGGCTGACGGGCAGGGGAGCATGCAGTGCGATCTGTTTGAGTGTTCGCAGCAGGTCCATATGTTTGGAAGAATCTTCACGGTTGACGAGCAATTGCTGGGAGAGATCGCGTACCGGTCCGTTGGTACTTTTGAGATGCTCTGCAAGTTCAACAGAATCGAGCATTTCCAGATTAGGAAGAGGCCCCTGCGGCCGGTTCCCTTTTTTATAAACACGGTAGATGCGACCTTTGTCTTCGCCTGCGCGGACGTTCAACATCTTCTGCCAATCGTCCGGAATCCATTGGGGGTGTTCGATCACTTGACGATACATGTCGGCAAACCAGATTGCCCCATCGGGGCCCGTGGTGATGCGGACAGGGCGTGACCAGACGTCGGTGGACGCAAGGAATTCACGGTCCTGTTCACCCGGTGCACGAACACCGTGAAAAGTGACACCGTTGTCATTGAGCACCGTGCGAAATACCAGGTTGTGAACGGGTTCACAAATGAGAGCACTATGTGCGAATTCGGGGCCGAGGGTGACATCGCGGAAGATCCCCTCACCACAAGCGGAGGTCACACGGTTCGCCGCGTAGAGGTCGTTAAACCGGTCGACCGTACGGCTGGCGGGATAAATGGGGGGAGCTACAGGCGGGTCGATCAGTTCTTCTCGTGGTGGAGGAGCAGGAAAAAATCGATTCCGACGAAGGTATCGGTCTGAAATGACATAGTGATAGATCGGTCTACTGTTATCACTACCAAACCAGTGTCCCCAGTCATCACGAACGCGTCCGTACTGGGTCCGTCCACTTTCGGTTTCGATTTCGCTGGTATCTGGTTTGATGCGTATGTCGAGGTTCGACATGTTGATTTTCTGGCCAGTGAGAACGGCGGTGATCTCTTCATTGGGGGCGCCGCTGCCGACATGAATCCAGTTATCGAGTCCCCAGGCAAAACCGTTGACACGGTGTTGCGGGTTCGACTCGACAAAGCCGGTGAAGAGAACTTGTTTGTGATCTGCTTTTCCATCGCCGTCGGTATCTTCAGCGTAGAAAATGTCCGGGGCACAACTGACGATGGCCCCTTTCCGCCAGGGCATGACGCCGGTGGGGTAGGAAAGACCATCCAGGAAGATTTGGGCGTCGTCCATTTTTCCGTCACCATTGGTGTCGGTGAGGATGCGGACCTGTCCGCCCGGAGTTCCGTCGTTATTTAATCCATTTGGGTAGTCGCTCATCTGGACAACCCACAGTCGGCCATCGGGGCCGAAATTGAAGTTCACCGGGTCGGCGATGAGCGGTTCCGAAGCGACAAGTTCGATCTCGTAGCCTTCGGGTAGCTTCCAGGTTTTTAAGGCTTCTTTGGGAGACTTGGCTCCTTCGGCCGGGTTGGATTTGATTTCCTTGACCCGTTTCAGGACGAGGTCTTCGGTGCCGCTGGCCCAAGGGCCGGGGTGGTTGTAGAAGACCTGAGAAAAGTCGACTTCGTACCCTCCCTGTTGAATCATCGATTCGGAGGGGACATAGCCAAAGACATCGTTGGCGTAAGCCGTAACCCAGGTGCGCTGGCTATCAGTCAACTCGTGTCGAATACGATGGGCGTAGGGAGAAACGACTTCGCCACCCAGAAAGACCATAGTCAGCTCATCACCGAAGGCCCAGGTCTGGATTGGCATTGGGTAGGTTTCGGGAAGACGACGTTTTCGCTCGTAGACTTCCACCATGTTCTCGGCATGCCGACGAACCTGAGGATTAGGGTCATTCAGGAGGTCGCGGAATTCCTGCACATCGCGACGATTGTATTCGAGTCCGGCGTAGCCAAATGAAGCTTCGGGAGCGGCTTGAATGGGTTCCAGCTTTGTACCCAGGATACGTTTCACTTCATCCGCGATGACACGCCCATTACTGACGGCTTGTTCGAATTCACCACGAGGTTCCGGGTTGGCGTCGGCGCCGCAACCAATGGTGCAGAGGGCGACTGCATCGGTGTATTCTTCTTCGAGAAACTTCTGAGCATAACCGGCCCAGTCGCCATTCACGAAATTATGTTTGGGAACGAGCGTGGTGCAATGACAGGCATAGTTGAAGACGATCCCGAGCAATTTGCCGTCGGCGGAGGTGACTCGAATGACAGGGAGAGTTTCGTCGATAATGCCTTCCGGATTGGGGCCCATACCGACACAGATGCCCCCTTTGATAATTCGTCGATTCATCGCGAGGCGAGAGGCTCCCTCGCCCCAACTGAGTTGAGCCGGCGCGAGTGATTTGATGGCTTCTCCGACGGAGTCGACCAGTTGGTCTTCGATGTACTGAGTGTATCGATCCATCGCGGCGACTTCCGCTTCGGACTGGGGAGCCGCAAACAGGTTTGGGATTCCTGCGGAGGTATGAGGCGCGGTGTGCGAGTGGGTGTTTGCCAAGGCAAAGCGTTCACGACTGATACCGAAGTCTTTTTCGAGTCGTTCGGCAATCTGTTTGGTAATGACGCCGGAAAGACCAATCCCTTCCACCGAACTGAGGATGTGAATAGGTTGGTTGCCCTGACGGATGGCCAATGTACGCACGTAGATTGGTTCTTCCACACGCTCAAAGGGTTCAGTGCGGTTACCATATCCAGAAAGGCGCACAGGTTCGGTGGGGGTGATATCGCGTTTGGCAAAGCTGGCCTGGAAATCTGCAGCAAACAGGGCAGAGGAGCAAACCGAAAGGAGTCCGGTTAATACCAGCACGCACAAAAGATGACTTCTACCGAATGGAAGCATTCTTATCCTCAATATTTATGTGGGGGATACTTTATGTATGGGCACCTTCACGAGGGAAACCGAGAAGGGAAGGATCAGAGGGGAGTCCAGACTGCACAAGGAAAGGTCGCGCAGTGAGGCCACTAATGTACTTATAACAAATCAGACTCTATTAGACTTGATCGTGCGAGGGAAATGCAACTGAGCCGTTATTCGGGAGGGGTTAAAGCTTGCCAGGTTTCACTGACCGGCAGAGGTGGCAGCCTTACCGTAAACGGGGTTTTTCCCTTGTCCGAGTACCGATTATAGACGGACCTTCAATACCGGCAATCAGCGATGTCGGGATCAAAGTGTGCTGGACAGCGGCGAAAGTATCCGATTTTCGATAAGGAATGCCTTCCTTTTGGGATGTTGTCGGCTGGGCCAGGAGACTTAGACAGGGCTGACAATCACGTAGATTAGACAGGCGTGCAGGAGTTCAACAGAAGACCCGATGCGATCGGGATCAGTTAACCCCATGATTTCTCGGCGATAGTCTAAGTCGGAGAGAAGTCAGAATCTGATACGTTGAAAGTTGGCAATGGATTTCCAATTCATAAAAACGACGGCCTGTCTGACTGGCCTTGGTCTCTGCAGTTCCCTGGTGGGCTGTCAGAGTACCGACAAACAGGATTACTATCAGCCTCACGGTCACCGTGGAGAAATGGTGCAGCAGGTACCGCAGGCGCATTCTGTACATTCTGCTCCCGGTTACTCACAGCAGGCACCGATGCATCCATCGCAGATGAATTCTCTGCCACAGAATGACGCGCGGCCGATGCAGTCGGGTCCGCTGTACACACCGAAACAGCAGCATCAACCACGATTGATTGCACCACCGGGACAAGGTGGTTCGTTGTCTCCTCCCATGGCACCTCCAGCGGTTCCTGGTGTCGCACCCTATGGGGCACCTAATGGCGGGGTTATTCCCGTTCCCGCACCTACCAGTTGGGTTCCAGCACCTCAGGGTGGGTACATGCCCGCCAGCTACTTACAGCCTCAACAGGTGAGTGGTCCCTGGGCTCCGCACGTTCAACAAAATCAGATGGGTCCCTTCGGGCTGATCACACCAGAAACACCCCGTACCTTCGCTCCCGTTCCGATGCACTCTGTTTCTCAAGCAGAACAGGTTAAGTACCTGCCTGTGCGGTTTGACTCTTCCAACGTGGTTCAGAATTCGGGTCAGGGTTTATTCGCACCAGGCTGGCAGGATCGTCAAACAGAATGGACGGGTAACCGTCTGCAGATGACGACACCATGGCAGATGCAACAGAATGTGGTTAACCCCGTGGTACTCAATCCCATTCTTCAGCCGCAGTCCGCAAACCGTTTTGTGACTCGTGAAGGTACCAGCGGACAGCAGTTCATGATTTCACCACCCAGCAGCACCTTGGTTGACGAATGGCCATTGAAGGTGGATGAAACTGAACTTGTAAACGTAGAAGAATTCGTACCGGATGAGAACGTAGTCGAAGCATTTGTGTCGGGAGATTTGCCCATCATCCAACCAGAAATTCGCCATCGTCTGCAAAACGCACAAGCTTATTCGGAATCAGCACGAAAAACGCCCGTCTCTCGTTCCGCTGAAGCGAAACAGGAGACTGCAGGTCCTATGTTACTTCGTTTTGAATAGTCTAATCTCGAAACCCCTGTTGATGAAACGGCCTTCAACGCTCCATGTGTTGATGGCCGTTTTCTATTGGGGTGAATTCGAAATTGATATCTATTATTTCGAATTCTATTTTCAGAGAAACTTTCAGAATTGATCCCAGATCAGGACTTCTTCGAGCGGAATTTTCCCACCACGAGGTTTCGGTTCGCCGTCTGCTTTCCCGACGGCGACAAACATGGCGACGAGGTGATCTTCTGGCAGCTTGATCAGCTGACCAACCTTTTCGAAGTCGAATCCATCCATTGGGCAGGAGTCGAGCCCCATTCCTTTTGCGGTCAGCATGATCGTCTGGGCGATTAATCCGCTGGACCGAATCGCTTCGTCGCGTTGCAACTGATCGCGTCCGTCGTAAAAGTTCCGGATCATGTTGGCCAAATTCTGTTGAGTCTTTTCATCAACATGACTCCAGTACCGTTCCGGCTCCTTCTTCCAGGCTTGCATGTCCGCGCAGAGCACAAACAGAACGGAAGATTGTGTCACTTGTGGCTGATTATTGGCGGCCTCGCTGATTTGCTGAAGCAGTTCTTTATCTTGTACAGCGACGATTCTGTAATGCTGGATGTTGAACGCAGAGGGAGCCAGTTTGGCAACCGAGATCAGTTGTTCGATATCTTGTCGGTTCAAGGAAAATTCTGGATCG is part of the Polystyrenella longa genome and harbors:
- a CDS encoding autoinducer 2 ABC transporter substrate-binding protein, producing the protein MIRFPVSKRISRRSFLFCLALCGLAGFLLSGCGEKPAGEENASASSDDEIVIAVLPKLVNIDYFDACEKGAQKAAADLGVKLVYDGPQQPSGIEQNKFIETWIRQGVDAICIAPNQPKSIKRFVEQAQGRGIKVITWDSDAPDSGRAFMVNQVNDAVLGRMLIDDIAEQMGGSGKWAIAIASLDASNLNTWRKYAEEHAKEKYPDLELVDTVVTQEDAETARQMVQSLINANPDLKGIVAFDSNSVPGAAEAIKRANKVGEIALVGNSTPKSMKPYIKEGVLKSFYLWNPQQLGELTVRVAHALVSGKEIESGTELPKYGPIQLHPDDATTIIMSEPIRFTAENIDEYDFGI
- a CDS encoding ABC transporter permease — its product is MRYWILLIILLLELILFAPLNGVTFSSWSEFSFSFGWFCSAIFEQSVPLLILSVGMTFILMTGGIDLSIGSMVALIACVMSLTESPEAFWYTGFLIGLVLALGLGLFNGFLISRMDVPPIITTLGTLIFYRGLCTITVKQSENAIFGEIPHYEIFRNMQTLLALVVMICLGGAYAYYRSRWRRDLLMIGGNPIAARYAGIPVGWRLVQVYTLMGFFAFIAALCLTSWNGSVSASSFQGLELKVIVAVVLGGTRVEGGRGSIICSLIGVLMIAVLEEGLRGAGTTFENIDHLRYVLLGLLLIGGVWLNKRNEPT
- a CDS encoding ABC transporter permease, encoding MTNSSAKTDPASPKYKPARSTAQLIYRQSPPAVRQRILFLLFGNLVLLGYLFFAAQQRESSFWNELVDLGPNIAPQVLGAFALTGLIFCGAIDLSIGSIIAVAGSTFGILHYYEFSPAVCYAGCFSTAVAFSVLNGWLIRLLEVSPIILTLGGLTLYRGLALIIAHLTVPDFPEVFSIQDEAYQGPGKFYAGEILLVVMIGVLLWEAFGKLPRLWLAIGCSPVACERQGLNPARLRSLAFLVSGLFLGLAALTLVTNPQEIKPGQIAIGFELTVIGAVVLGGTNIFGGQGTYLGSALGACFLYLVSRSMIYLGVDVYWREAIEGAVIVSVIGIDCWLHRTEKLLEELK
- a CDS encoding sugar ABC transporter ATP-binding protein; translated protein: MALKPLDLSLGEGEILGLVGENGAGKSTLIKLLSGLHSPDSGTIRFQGKPVEFPSPREALETGIATIHQELEYAAHLTVAENMLLGEPWPRTPWWSTDWQAVHNIAQERLQSFGIEIATDAQFESLSAVQKQEVAIANALARKAKLLILDEPSAALTEPEIKRLFGHLKRLRKEGVSMIYVSHRLDEIFELTNHVAILREGTLINHCPTVDITAERMVAEMVGRDLEQVFPHRKQRLLGLPLLELENVTRNNMFYDISFSLHAGEILGLAGLVGAGRSELARAIYGLYPIESGQMHYRTRLWKPSSAQQAVESGLVYIPEERKRQALVLDHSLNDSISIGFSRLVSRFGFISLKKEREKVDSVLKTYDVRSAGREQSIGQLSGGNQQKAILGRWFERNPEVIILDEPTRGIDIGAKAQIHSLIEELADKGKAILLISSDLPEVLAMSDRVLVMNRGRIETELTGDDKTEQNVVLAASGLIHDGKTT